The Verrucomicrobiota bacterium genome contains the following window.
TAAGATCGCCTCGAAATGAATTCCCCGAAGCCTTAAGACTTGGAAAGAGATCACCCGAATCCGGGCAGTTTCTTTGCCGAGGCAATTTCCTGTGCATAGGTCTCCGAGGCATTGTCGCCCATGAAGTCCACCGCCTCGCGAGTCCGGGAGTAGAGACCGAACCTGGGCGCGTAAGACCCCCACTCGTAGTTATCCATGAGTGACCAGTAGAAGTAGCCGATGAGAGGCCAGCCCTTG
Protein-coding sequences here:
- a CDS encoding family 1 glycosylhydrolase yields the protein KGWPLIGYFYWSLMDNYEWGSYAPRFGLYSRTREAVDFMGDNASETYAQEIASAKKLPGFG